Within Pseudomonas sp. LBUM920, the genomic segment CTGGCTGAGGATAAACAACTGCTTTTTCATTAACTGTCCTTAAACCTTAAATCTCAACGGGGGTGTCGGGGTGGTTGCCCCATTCGCCCCAGGAACCGGCATAACCTTTGACTCGCGGATAACCGAGCGCCTTGGCCACCAGGTAGGTGAAGCCAGAGCGGTGGTGAGTCTGGCAGTGGGTGATGATTTCTTTGTCTTTGGTCAACCCGAGGTCTTCCAGAATCTGCGGCATGTCGCGGCGGATACGCAGGCTGCGCGCCTTGTCCATGCCGGTGGTCCATTCGAAGTTCACCGCGCCGGGGATGTGTCCGCCCTTGGCTGCGAGCACTTTCTCGCCGGAGTATTCCAGGGGGCCGCGTGCGTCCCAGATACCCAGGTCGGCCGCGCCAAGTCGGCTTTGCAGGTATTCGCGGGTGGCGGTAGGGCCGTCGTGCAAGGTCAGGCTCACCGGCCCGCCGACAGGGGCGGGCACCTCGGTGGATAGCGGATGCTGACCGTCCAGCCATGCCAGCAGGCCGCCGTCCAGGTAGTGGTATTTCTGGTGGCCGATCACGTCGAGCAACCAGATGAAGCGCCCGGCCCAGCCGCCGCCTTCGTCGTCGTAGACCACGTAGGTGGCATCCGGGGTGTGGCCCAGTTCGCCGAACAATTTTTCGAGGTCGGCCTTGTGCGGCAGCAAACCGGGTGCGGGCGTCTGGCCCAGTTGGGTGCGCTTGGGGTCAACGAAATGCGCGCCGGGGATATGCCCTTCGGCGTAGCGGGCAGCACTGGTGAGGTCCACCAGAATCAGGTGTTCGGCATCCAGTTGACCGAGCAGGTCGCTGGACTCGATCACCAGCGGCAAGCCAGAGAAGTCAGGCATGTGAGGTCTCCTGGGCACAATTGTTGGCGATAAAAGAGGGCGATTGTAGCGCAAGCATCAAGCGCTGCGGTTGGTAAAGCTGTGCAGCGCTTTCTCGATGCATTGAGCGGTTTTGCCGAAGGCCTGCACGGTGGTTTCCGAGAAGGGGCCACCGCCCTGATCGGCGACCATCAGCATCACGACCTTGCCGTTGCAGCTCAACGAACGCAGCAACAGGTGTTCGCCATTGAACAGGCGGCGCAGGATCGGCGGCAGCAAGGCCGAGAACTGTGCGTGGTTGTCTGGCGTGAGGCGTATCTGGGCAGACTTTTCCAGCAGGCGCTGCAGCAGCGTGCTGTTGACCACGTCCAGGCTCAGGTTCGCCGCGTCCCTGGGCAAGCCGTCAGCCTGGTGAACGCGCAAGGTGCTCAGGGCGCGGTCCGCCATGAACAACAAGACGCGCTGCATGCCACTGGCGACCAGGGCTTCTCGGGCGCAGTTGGTCAGGTGCATGGCATTGGCAAAACGGCTCGGTTCGACCAGCAGCTCGGTGCAACGCTTGCGCCACACGGCGAGTGCCTCGGCAGTGGGCGGCGGCGCCGGCAACAGGCCGCGATGGATTTTCTGCACATGCCACGGCCAGATCAGCGACAACGCCGGGTGCCAGAGGTCAGGCATCAAGGTTGTGCGAGCGCTGGTCACCGCTTGCTGGTGAACCTGTTGCTGCACGTCACTCAGCGGCTCTTGCAGGTACAGCGCCGTGAGGTACTGCCAGCGCTCGGTGTGCGGGCAAGTCCAGGATTCCTGCGCGGACATCGCCAGGCCGTTGGCCAGCAGCACAGTGTTGGCCGGCTGGTTCAGCCAGCGGCGCAGGTTGGGTTCGGCGTCGAGCAATTGCTGTTGGCGCAGCGCGTCGTCTTCACGGGCGATGCGCAGCGCCTTGACCAGCAAGCGCTGTTCAGTCAGCAGCATGTTGTAGCCTTGGGAGACCCAGATCGGCAGGTGCCAGGCTTCGGTCAAACCGCGGCACAAGTCCAGCAGGCGCACACCGAACAGTGCCTGTTCGACCTTGTGTGCCGACTGGCCTTTGTGGATCACCCGCAGTTCCCATTCTTCCAGAAGCTTGGGGTACGCGACGGCCATCGGCCACAGCGGCGACAGAAACAGCAGGCTGCCCCAATGAATGTCTTGCCACAACCGCGCGAGGCGGCTGGCGAACAAACCGTTGGCTTGCTGGGAGGCGTGCTGGCTCACCAGCAGCAGTTGGCGCAGGGCCACCGGAATGTCTTTTTCCGGCACCGAGGGCAGGCGCGCCAGCAACTCCTCGGCGCGTTTGAGGCCGAGGCGGTTGAGCGCCACTTCGAGGTTTTCCGCCGGCCCCGACAGGCTGCCATGGGCCTGGCCGTTAGCCTCGCGCATCACGCTGAGCACCAGCGCCGGGCTGTGTTGCATCAGCTCGGCAATATCCCGTAAAGAACTACGGCTATCGCGGATGGCCTTGCACACGCGTTCGTGACTAGCCTGAGGAACAGGCAGCAGCACATCGTCCAGGCGCTTTATCCAAGCCGCGAGGGTAGTGGGTTTTGTCGTTGGAGCTGTCGTTTCATTAGCCATGATTGGGGCGCGATCATCACTTGCGTTCTACACGCCCGGAACGGGCCGAATTGGCTTTTCGCCTTAACGGGCTATAGTCTGGCGCAGTTTTGCCGATAAGTAGAACAAGAGTTTTCAGCTTCACCCAATATGTCCATGAACCCGACGGCGCAAGTACCAATCTCCTATGGCTAAAATTATCGGCATCATCGTCGTCATCGCAAGTGTGCTCGGTGGGTACGTCCTGTCCCACGGTAAAATTGCTGCGCTGATCCAGCCCTTCGAAGTGTTGATCATCGGCGGTGCCGCGTTTGGCGCATTCCTGCAGGCCAACCCCGGCTACATGACCATGCACGTGATCAAGAAGTCGCTGGGCATGTTCAGCTCGCGCTTCTCCCACACCTTTTATTTGGAAGTGCTGGGGCTGATCTACGAGATCCTCAACAAGAGTCGCCGCGAAGGCATGATGGCTATCGAAGGCGACATTGAAGACGCCGCCGCCAGCCCGATTTTCGCCAAGTACCCGGCGGTGCTCAAAGACGAGCGCATGACCGCCTACATCTGCGACTACCTGCGCATCATGTCCTCCGGCAACATGGCGCCGCACGAGCTGGAAGGCTTGTTCGACATGGAGTTGTTCAGCCTCAAAGAAGAGCTGGAACACCCATCCCACGCCGTGACCGGCATCGCCGACGGCATGCCCGGTTTCGGTATCGTCGCGGCGGTACTCGGCATCGTGGTGACCATGGCGTCCCTGGGCGAAGGCGACCAGAAGGCCATCGGCATGCACGTGGGCGCGGCCCTGGTGGGTACCTTCTTCGGTATTCTCGCGGCCTATGGTTTCTTCGGCCCTCTGGCGACCTCCCTGGCCCATGATGCCAAGGAAGAAGTGAATTTGTACGAAGCGATCAAGGCCTGCCTGGTGGCTTCGGCGTCCGGCATGCCGCCATCGCTGGCGGTGGAGTTCGGGCGCAAGGTGCTGTACCCGAAACATCGCCCAAGTTTTGCCGAGCTGGAACAAGCGGTTCGCGGTCGCTAAGTCATGGAAAACAACCAGCCGATAATCATCAAGCGCGTCAAGCGCTTCGCTGCGGGGCACCATGGCGGCGCCTGGAAAATCGCCTTCGCCGACTTTGCGACGGCGATGATGGCGTTCTTCCTGGTGCTGTGGCTGATGTCCACCGCCACGCCCGAACAGAAGATCGCCATCGCCGGTTACTTCAAAGACCCGATTGGCTTTTCGGAAAGCGGAACACCGTTTGTCATCGACCTGGGCGGCTCGCCGCAGCTGGCGCCCGAGCGCACCATCAACCCGGAGGTCAAGACCGAATCGCCGCAGGAAAACATTCCAATCGAGCGCGATACCGTCGAGGCCATGGCCGAGCAGGTCGAGCAGGAACGTCTGGAATTGTTGCTGCAGGAACTGCAGACCAAGGTTGAAGAGAATCCGCAGCTGCTGAAATTCAAGGATCAGATTTCTTTCGAAATCACGCCGGAAGGCTTGCGCATCCAGATCACCGACGCCGCCAACCGGCCGATGTTCGACTCTGGCAGCGCGCGCCTGAAACCCTATTTTGAAGACATCCTGCTGGCCATGGCTGACACCATCAAGGCGGTGCCGAACAAGATCAGCATCAGCGGCCACACCGACGCCAAGCCGTATGCGGGCCAGGGTGACTTCGGCAACTGGGAACTCTCGGCCAACCGCGCCAACGCCGCCCGCCGTGCGCTGGTCGCGGGCAGCTACCCGGACCCGCAAGTGGCACGTGTGGTGGGTTTTGCGTCGTCGCAGCTATTTGATCCTAAAGATCCGTTCAACCCGATCAACCGTCGGATTGATATTGTCGTGCTGACCAAAAAGGCCCAGCGTGCGATCGAAGGCGATCAGGGCGCAGCGCCGGCAGCACCGACCCAAGGCGAGGGCGCACCGGGCGAAGTGCCGGCCGACCCGAACGCGATTCCGCCAGGGCAGGAGCCGCTGCCGGCCCACGAGCTGCGGCAGAAGCTGAACCTGTTTGATGATGGTGGGGTGAAAGATCCTACGGCGCCTGGGTCGTAACAGAGCGATTGTGGCGAGCGGGCTCGCCACAACGGTTTAGTAACTGCTCTCGGGCAAGCTTGCAATAATCGACCGGTAGCTGTTCATGCGCTGCTGCTGAACGCGACCGTCTTCCAGCGCCTTGAGCAGTGCACAACCGGGCTCGCGGTCGTGTTTGCAGTCGCGGAAGCGGCAGGTGCCGATCAGGTCGTTGAACTCGATGAAGCCCGCTTCCACATCGCTGCGGCTGACGTGGCCCAAGCCAAATTCACGAATACCCGGGGAGTCGATCAGCTCACCGCCGCCCGGGAAGTGGAACAACCGCGCGGTGGTGGTGGTGTGGGTGCCCTGGCCGGACAGTTCCGACAGCGGGCCGACACGGGTGTCGACTTCCGGCAACAAGCTGTTGACCAGCGACGACTTGCCCACGCCCGACTGGCCGACGAACACACTGATGCGCCCGTCCAACTGCTGTTGCAGCTGTTCCATGCCATTGCCGTGATGCGCCGAGACTTCCAGCACCGGGTAACCCAGCGTGCGGTAGACCGCCAGCAACGCGTTGAGCGCCGGGGCGTTCTGCTCGTCGATCAGGTCGAATTTGTTCAGCAGCAACAGCGGGCGAATGCCGGCATGCTCGGCCGCGACCAGGTAGCGGTCGATCAGGTTGGCATGCGGCTCGGGCAGCGGCGCGAACACGATCACGATCATGTCGACGTTGGCGGCCACCGGCTTGAGCTGGCCGCGGCTGTCAGGGCGGCGCAATTCGGTGGTGCGCGGCAACTGGGCGACGATCACGCCGATCCCCTGGTTGCCGGCGCGCCACACGACCTTGTCGCCGGTCACCAGCGCAGGCAGGTTGGCGCGCAAGTGGCAGCGGGAAACAGAGCCTGCGAGTTCGCCTTCCAGCGCCTCGACTTCGACCTGCACACCAAAGTGCGCGATCACCAGACCCGTCTGTTCGGGGCCCAGGTCGCCGCCCTCGAGCGCCTCTACGGCGGAGGATTCACGTTTGGCGGCGCGAGCAGCGCGCTCACCTTGGATCTTTTCGATGCGCCAGTTTTGGCGACGATTGAGCTGGCGTTTGGCCATGGGTGTTCCGTGTCGATAATGCAAAAGTTAGGTAAAACGGTCGCGAGTCTAGCACGCCCCTGCCTGCTAAACTGCGCAGCTACGCCAAGGTGCCAAGAGAATCAAGCCATGCAAAACCCACAGAACCTGATTTGGATCGATCTGGAAATGACCGGTCTGAACCCCGACACCGACGTCATCATCGAGATGGCGACGATTGTCACCGACAGCAACCTCAACACCTTGGCCGAAGGTCCGGTGATCGCCATTCACCACAGCGACGCCGTCCTCGCCACCATGGATGAGTGGAATACGCGCACCCACGGCAACTCCGGCCTGACCCAGCGCGTGCGTGACAGCCGCATCAGCATGCGCGACGCCGAAGCTGAAACCATCGCCTTCCTTGAAAAATGGGTGCCCAAGGGCAAGTCACCGATCTGCGGCAACAGCATCTGCCAGGATCGTCGCTTCCTTTATACGCACATGAAAGCGCTGGAAAGCTACTTCCACTACCGCAACCTGGATGTGTCCACCTTGAAAGAGCTGGCCGCACGCTGGGCGCCAGAGGTCAAAGACAGCTTCCATAAGGGCAGCACCCATTTGGCGTTGGATGATATTCGCGAGTCGATTGCTGAGTTGCAGCATTACCGCAAGCATTTCATCAAGGCCTGAATCTGTGGCGCCTGGCCCGGCGCCTTCGCGAGCAAGCCCGCTCCCACATTCGACTGCATTCCAAAGGTGGAACTCGGTTAAATGTGGGAGCGGGCTTGCTCGCGAAGGGCGCGACGCGGTCTTTCGCCTGGCGCCCCCTTTTGGTGCCATCACCAAATGATTAGACTGCGCGCCTCATTGCAAGGATCGCCATCATGCTGTTGATGCTCTACCTCATCGCCATCACCGCCGAAGCCATGACCGGCGCGCTGTCCGCCGGGCGGCGGGGCATGGACTGGTTTGGGGTGGTGCTGATTGCCTGCGTCACGGCATTGGGCGGTGGTTCGGTACGCGATGTATTGCTTGGGCATTACCCGCTGACCTGGGTCAAACACCCGGAATACCTGGTGTTGACCTCCATCGCTGCGTTGGTGACGATCTTTATCGCACCGTTGATGCGCCATCTGCGGTCACTGTTCCTGGCGCTGGACGCCGTGGGCCTGGTGGCGTTCACTTTGATCGGCTGCATGACCGCCCTGGAAATGGGCCACGGCATGTTGGTGGCGTCAGTCAGCGGGGTGATTACTGGCGTATTCGGCGGCATCCTGCGGGATATTTTCTGCAACGACATCCCGCTGATCTTCCGCCGTGAGCTGTACGCCAGCGTGTCGTTCCTTGCCGCCTGGTTCTACATGCTGTGCCTTTATCTGCAGCTGCCCAGCGAACAAGCGATCCTGCTGACCTTGTTCAGCGGCTTTCTGTTGCGCCTGCTGGCCATCCGTTTTCACTGGGAAATGCCCAAGTTCGTCTACAACGACGACGTGCACTAGCGTGCAGCGTGCTGGTTGAGCGCCCACTCGACATGTTCGCGCACCAAGTCCGATGGGTAATCTCGGCGCGCCTTTAAAGCTTCCAGCACTGGAATGCTCGACGGCGCATTGCCCAGCCCAACGGCCAGGTTGCGCAGCCAGCGTTCATAACCGGCGCGGCGTAGCGGCGAACCTTCGGTGCTGCTGAGGAATTTATCCTCGTCCCACATAAACAGTTCGGCCAGCTCGGCGTTGTCCAGGTTGTGCCGAGGCTTGAAATCGCCTTCGGCGGTAGGTCGGGCGAAACGATTCCACGGGCAAACGATCTGACAGTCATCGCAACCGAACACGCGATTGCCGATCAGCGGGCGCAGGTCTTCAGGAATTGAGCTTTTGAGCTCGATGGTGAGGTAGGAAATGCAGCGTCGCGCGTCCAGTACATAGGGGCCGACAAACGCGTTGGTGGGGCAGATGTCCAGGCAAGCGGTGCAGCGGCCGCAGTGCTCGGTGGCGTGAGGCGGATCTACCGGCAGTGGCAAATCGACAAACAGCTCGCTCAGGAAGAAATAGCTGCCGGCCTTGCGATTGAGCACCAGGGTGTTTTTGCCGATCCAGCCGAGACCGGCCTGCTCGGCGATGGCTTTTTCCAGCACCGGCGCGCTGTCGACAAACGCGCGAAAGCCAAACGGGCCGATCTGGGCCTGAATGCGATCGGCCAGTTGCTGCACGCGCTTGCGGATGAGCTTGTGGTAATCGCGGCCAAGGGCGTAACGGGAGATGTAGGCTTTTTCTGGCTTGGCCAGCAACTGCGCCATTTGGGTGTCGCCTGGCAGATAATCCATGCGCAGCGAGACCACGCGCAGAGTGCCCGGCACCAGTTCCTCGGGATGCGAGCGTTTGCTGCCATGGGCGCCCATGTAGTCCATCTCGCCGTGGTAGCCCGCGTCGAGCCAGCGTTGCAGGTGCTGCTCATGCTCGGCCAGGTCCAGGCCGCTGATGCCGACTTGTTGAAAGCCCAGCTCGCGGCCCCAGTCTTTGATCGATTGGGCGAGGGCGGGCAGATCGGTGGTGATGGCAGGCATGAGACAAGGGAAACCGCAGGTTAGATAGGTATAATTCTGCCAGACATCGGAGCTTGAAGACGCATGCCGCAGACAAAACACGCAATAACCGACGTACAGCCTCTATTGCACGGCCATTTGCCGCAACTGGCTGCACGCTCCCCGGACGCCCATAAAGGTCAGTTCGGTCACCTGCTGGTCATCGGCGGCGACCACGGCTTTGGCGGCGCCGCGCTGCTGAGCGCCGAAAGCGCCTTGCGCAGTGGCGCGGGCATGGTCTCGCTGGCCACGCGCCCTGAACACATTCCCGCCGCCCTGGCGCGCCTGCCGGAAGTCATGACCGTTGGCGTGAGTTCGGCCAATCAGTTGATGGGGCTGCTGGAAAAAATTTCGGTGATCGTCATCGGTCCAGGCCTCGGTGAGGCGTCCTGGGGCAAAAGCTTGTTATCCGTCGCCGCCAACGCCAAACAGGCGCAAGTCTGGGATGCGGACGCCTTGAATCAACTGGCTACCGGCAGCGTCAGCCTGCCGGCCAACTCGGTGATCACGCCACATCCTGGCGAAGCAGCGCGCTTGATGGGCATGAAGACAGCCGAGGTTCAGGCCGATCGCCTTAAGGTGGCGCGCGCGTTGAGCCAGAAATTCAATGCAGTGGCTATTCTCAAGGGTGCTGGCAGTTTGATTGCCAGCCCGGACGGGCGTGTTTCGCGCTGTGACCAGGGCCATCCGGCGATGGCCACGGCGGGTCTGGGGGATGTGTTGAGTGGTCTGGTCGGCGCGTTGCTGGCCCAGGGCATGCCGGCTTATGAAGCCAGCTGCCTGGCGGTGTGGTTGCACGCCACGGCGGGGGATCGCCAAGGCACTTTCGGTCGCGGGCTGGCTGCCAGTGACCTGATACCTGCCATTCGTCAATTGCTGGAGGAGCAGTCACCGTGTCTGAAGTAACGCTTTTTCTGGGCGATGAAGACGCCATGGTTGCGTTCGGAAATCGCATCGCCCACGTCACAAACGGCGCGGGGCTGATCTTTCTCGAAGGCGACCTGGGGGCGGGCAAGACCACGCTGTCACGCGGCATTATTCGCGGGTTGGGCCACACGGGCGCGGTAAAAAGCCCGACGTTCACCCTGGTCGAACCCTACGAGATCGGTAAAGTTCGCGCCTTCCATTTTGACCTGTATCGTCTGGTCGACCCGGAAGAACTGGAATACATGGGCATCCGTGATTACTTCGACGAAGACGCGTTGTGCCTGATCGAGTGGCCAGATAAAGGCACAGGCTTTTTGCCAAAGCCGGACCTGACCATTACCATTACGCCGCATGACCACGGACGTCAGCTGAAGTTGTTGCCCCAGAGCGCGCGCGGTGAGTCGTGGTGCGCCGCTCTGGCACTGGAATTCAAATAAAATTGGTGGGGTTAGGTATGCGCTTTCGCGCGATGGTTGCTGTCGTAGGGGTGTTGCTTGCGGCAATGACTTTCAATGTTCTGGCTGCTTCACAGGTGAAAAGTGTTCGCCTGTGGCGAGCGCCGGATAACACGCGACTGGTGTTTGACCTGTCTGGCCCGGTCCAGCACAGCGTCTTTACCCTCACGGCGCCTGATCGGCTGGTGATCGACATCAACGGTGCGACCCTGGCCGCGCCGTTGAAAGTCTCCACCGCCAACACGCCGATTACCTCGATGCGCTCGGCGCAGCGCACGCCGACCGACCTGCGGGTGGTGATCGACCTGAAAAAGGCGGTGACCCCGAAAAGCTTTGTGCTGGCGCCGAACGCCCAATACGGCAACCGCCTGGTGGTCGACCTGTTCGACAATGCCGCCGATGCCGCGCCGCCGCCTGCGCCGACGCCAAGCGTGGCGACTGTGCCGGCCGTGCCGGTCAATCCATCGCAGCCTCAGGTCAAGCTTCCACCGCCGCCGCCCGCACCTGCGGGCAAGCGCGACATTATCGTGGTGATCGACGCCGGTCACGGCGGTGAAGACCCGGGCGCCTCCGGCTCGCGCGGCCAGCATGAAAAAGACGTGGTGCTGGCCATCGCCCGTGAACTGCAACGTCAGGTCAGTGGCATGAAAGGCTATCGCGCCGAGCTGACCCGTACCGGCGACTACTTCATTCCTTTGCGTGGCCGTACCGAGATCGCTCGCAAGAAGGGCGCCGACCTGTTCGTGTCGATCCACGCCGACGCCGCGCCATCGGCCGCCGCCTTTGGTGCTTCGGTGTTTGCGTTGTCGGATCGCGGCGCCACGTCCGAGACCGCGCGCTGGCTGGCCGACAGCGAAAACCGTTCCGACTTGATCGGCGGGGCTGGCAACGTGTCCCTCGACGACAAAGACAAAATGCTCGCTGGCGTACTGCTCGACCTGTCGATGACCGCCTCGCTGACCTCCAGCTTGAACGTTGGCCAAAAGGTCCTGAGCAACATCGGTCGCGTCACCTCGCTGCACAAACAGCGCGTGGAGCAGGCCGGGTTCATGGTGTTGAAGTCGCCGGACATTCCGTCGATCCTGGTCGAAACCGGGTTTATCTCCAACTCCAACGAGGCCTCGAAGCTGGCCAGTGCGAGCCACCAGCAGGCGTTGGCGCGCTCGATCAGCGCCGGCATTCGTCAGTTCTTCCAACAGAACCCGCCGCCGGGCACTTACATCGCCTGGCTGCGTGACTCCGGGAAAATCGCCCAGGGCCCACGTGACCATCGCGTGCAGCCTGGCGACACCCTGGCGATGCTGGCCGTGCGTTTTCAGGTGTCGGCCGCTACCTTGCGCAGCGCCAATAACCTGAAGACCGATGAGTTGAAAGTCGGCCAGGTGTTGACCATCCCTGGCACCGAATTGGCGGCGCAGTAATGAGCGAATCAGTCTTGAACAGTGGCTCGCGCATCGAGCTGCTCAGCCCACGCCTGGCCAACCAGATTGCCGCGGGCGAGGTGGTTGAGCGCCCGGCGTCGGTGATCAAGGAGCTGCTGGAAAACAGCATCGACTCCGGCGCCAAGCGCATTGATGTGGACGTGGAACAGGGCGGCGTCAAGCTGCTGCGCGTGCGCGATGACGGCAGCGGCATCTCCTCCGATGACCTGCCGCTTGCCCTGGCGCGTCACGCCACCAGCAAGATTCGCGACCTCGAAGACCTTGAGCGGGTGATGAGCCTGGGTTTTCGCGGTGAGGCCCTGGCGTCTATCAGCTCGGTGGCGCGTCTGACCCTGACTTCGCGCACCCGCAGCGCCGAGCAGGCCTGGCAGGTGGAAACCGAAGGCCGCGACATGGCGCCCAGGGTTCAGCCGGCGGCGCACCCGGTGGGCACTTCGGTGGAAGTGCGCGACCTGTTCTTCAATACCCCGGCGCGGCGCAAATTCCTCAAGGCCGAAAAAACCGAATTCGATCATCTGCAAGAAGTCATCAAGCGCCTGGCCTTGGCGCGTTTCGACGTGGCGTTTCACTTGCGCCATAACGGCAAGACCATCCTCAGTCTGCACGAAGCCCATGACGACGCGGCGCGCGCTCGGCGTGTGTCGGCAATCTGCGGCGCGGGTTTCCTGGAGCAGGCGTTGCCGATCGAGATCGAGCGCAATGGCTTGCGGCTGTGGGGCTGGGTGGGCTTGCCAACCTTTTCCCGTAGCCAGGCGGACTTGCAGTATTTCTTTGTGAATGGCCGCGCGGTACGCGACAAATTGGTGGCCCACGCTGTGCGTCAGGCCTACCGCGACGTGCTGTTCAATGGGCGGCATCCTACGTTTGTGCTGTTTTTTGAGGTCGATCCTTCGGTGGTCGACGTCAACGTGCACCCGACCAAACACGAAGTGCGCTTCCGTGACGGGCGCATGGTGCATGACTTCCTTTATGGCACTTTGCACCGCGCCCTGGGCGATGTGCGCCCGGATGATCAGCTGTCTGCGCCGATCGTGACGGCGGTGGTGCGGCCGAGCGGCCCGGAAGCCGGTGAGTTTGGCCCTCAAGGCGAAATGAGCCTGGCGGCCAACCTGCTGCAATCGCCGCAGCCGCAGCCGAGCTATACCGCACCGGGTTCCGGCTCCGGTGCCGGCTATCAGTATCAATACACACCGCGTCCGCAGTCGGCAGTGCCGGTGGCAGAGGCCCAGGCGGCCTATCGTGAGTTTTTTGCGCCGCTGCCGGGTGCCGAGCCCAATGCTGTCGCGTTGCCAGAAGGCGGCGGTGATATCCCGCCGCTGGGCTATGCGCTGGCGCAACTCAAAGGCATCTACATCCTCGCGGAAAACGCCCACGGCCTGGTGCTGGTGGACATGCACGCCGCCCACGAGCGGATCATGTACGAGCGCTTGAAGATCGCCATGGCCAGCGAAGGCCTCAGCGGTCAGCCATTGCTGGTGCCGGAGTCCCTGGCCGTCAGCCAGCGTGAAGCCGATTGCGCTGAAGAGCACCACGGCGTGTTCCAGAAACTGGGCTTCGAACTGCAGCGCCTGGGCCCGGAAACCCTGGCGATCCGCCAGATTCCTGCGCTGCTCAAGCAAGCTGAAGCTAACCGTCTGGTCGCCGACGTGCTGGCTGATTTGATGGAGTACGGCACCAGTGACCGCATCCAGGCCCACATCAACGAACTGCTTGGCACCATGGCCTGCCACGGCGCGATTCGCGCCAATCGGCGCCTGGCCTTGCCAGAAATGAACGGCTTGCTGCGCGACATGGAAAACACCGAGCGCAGCGGCCAGTGCAACCACGGCCGACCGACCTGGACCCAAATGGGCCTGGACGATCTGGACAAACTGTTCTTGCGCGGCCGTTGATGAGCGCCTTGCCCCCCGCAATCTTCCTGATGGGCCCCACGGCTGCCGGCAAGACTGACCTGGCCATTGAGCTGACCAAGGTGTTGCCGTGCGAGCTGATCAGTGTCGACTCTGCCCTGGTTTACCGGGACATGGACATCGGTACGGCCAAGCCTTCAAAAGCGCTGCTGGCCGAATATCCGCATAAGCTGATCGACATCATCGACCCGGCCGAGAGCTATTCTGCGGCAGATTTTCGCGCCGATGCCTTGGCCGCCATGGCCGAAATCACCGCGCGGGGCAATATTCCGCTGCTGGTGGGCGGCACGATGCTCTACTACAAGGCGTTGCAGGAAGGCCTGGCGGATATGCCGCCGGCTGACGCTCAAGTGCGCGCTGAACTCGAGGAAGAGGCTGTACGCCTTGGCTGGCAAGCCC encodes:
- a CDS encoding rhodanese-like domain-containing protein yields the protein MPDFSGLPLVIESSDLLGQLDAEHLILVDLTSAARYAEGHIPGAHFVDPKRTQLGQTPAPGLLPHKADLEKLFGELGHTPDATYVVYDDEGGGWAGRFIWLLDVIGHQKYHYLDGGLLAWLDGQHPLSTEVPAPVGGPVSLTLHDGPTATREYLQSRLGAADLGIWDARGPLEYSGEKVLAAKGGHIPGAVNFEWTTGMDKARSLRIRRDMPQILEDLGLTKDKEIITHCQTHHRSGFTYLVAKALGYPRVKGYAGSWGEWGNHPDTPVEI
- a CDS encoding HDOD domain-containing protein — encoded protein: MANETTAPTTKPTTLAAWIKRLDDVLLPVPQASHERVCKAIRDSRSSLRDIAELMQHSPALVLSVMREANGQAHGSLSGPAENLEVALNRLGLKRAEELLARLPSVPEKDIPVALRQLLLVSQHASQQANGLFASRLARLWQDIHWGSLLFLSPLWPMAVAYPKLLEEWELRVIHKGQSAHKVEQALFGVRLLDLCRGLTEAWHLPIWVSQGYNMLLTEQRLLVKALRIAREDDALRQQQLLDAEPNLRRWLNQPANTVLLANGLAMSAQESWTCPHTERWQYLTALYLQEPLSDVQQQVHQQAVTSARTTLMPDLWHPALSLIWPWHVQKIHRGLLPAPPPTAEALAVWRKRCTELLVEPSRFANAMHLTNCAREALVASGMQRVLLFMADRALSTLRVHQADGLPRDAANLSLDVVNSTLLQRLLEKSAQIRLTPDNHAQFSALLPPILRRLFNGEHLLLRSLSCNGKVVMLMVADQGGGPFSETTVQAFGKTAQCIEKALHSFTNRSA
- the motA gene encoding flagellar motor stator protein MotA produces the protein MAKIIGIIVVIASVLGGYVLSHGKIAALIQPFEVLIIGGAAFGAFLQANPGYMTMHVIKKSLGMFSSRFSHTFYLEVLGLIYEILNKSRREGMMAIEGDIEDAAASPIFAKYPAVLKDERMTAYICDYLRIMSSGNMAPHELEGLFDMELFSLKEELEHPSHAVTGIADGMPGFGIVAAVLGIVVTMASLGEGDQKAIGMHVGAALVGTFFGILAAYGFFGPLATSLAHDAKEEVNLYEAIKACLVASASGMPPSLAVEFGRKVLYPKHRPSFAELEQAVRGR
- the motB gene encoding flagellar motor protein MotB, which produces MENNQPIIIKRVKRFAAGHHGGAWKIAFADFATAMMAFFLVLWLMSTATPEQKIAIAGYFKDPIGFSESGTPFVIDLGGSPQLAPERTINPEVKTESPQENIPIERDTVEAMAEQVEQERLELLLQELQTKVEENPQLLKFKDQISFEITPEGLRIQITDAANRPMFDSGSARLKPYFEDILLAMADTIKAVPNKISISGHTDAKPYAGQGDFGNWELSANRANAARRALVAGSYPDPQVARVVGFASSQLFDPKDPFNPINRRIDIVVLTKKAQRAIEGDQGAAPAAPTQGEGAPGEVPADPNAIPPGQEPLPAHELRQKLNLFDDGGVKDPTAPGS
- the rsgA gene encoding small ribosomal subunit biogenesis GTPase RsgA, which gives rise to MAKRQLNRRQNWRIEKIQGERAARAAKRESSAVEALEGGDLGPEQTGLVIAHFGVQVEVEALEGELAGSVSRCHLRANLPALVTGDKVVWRAGNQGIGVIVAQLPRTTELRRPDSRGQLKPVAANVDMIVIVFAPLPEPHANLIDRYLVAAEHAGIRPLLLLNKFDLIDEQNAPALNALLAVYRTLGYPVLEVSAHHGNGMEQLQQQLDGRISVFVGQSGVGKSSLVNSLLPEVDTRVGPLSELSGQGTHTTTTARLFHFPGGGELIDSPGIREFGLGHVSRSDVEAGFIEFNDLIGTCRFRDCKHDREPGCALLKALEDGRVQQQRMNSYRSIIASLPESSY
- the orn gene encoding oligoribonuclease — protein: MQNPQNLIWIDLEMTGLNPDTDVIIEMATIVTDSNLNTLAEGPVIAIHHSDAVLATMDEWNTRTHGNSGLTQRVRDSRISMRDAEAETIAFLEKWVPKGKSPICGNSICQDRRFLYTHMKALESYFHYRNLDVSTLKELAARWAPEVKDSFHKGSTHLALDDIRESIAELQHYRKHFIKA
- a CDS encoding trimeric intracellular cation channel family protein, which codes for MMLLMLYLIAITAEAMTGALSAGRRGMDWFGVVLIACVTALGGGSVRDVLLGHYPLTWVKHPEYLVLTSIAALVTIFIAPLMRHLRSLFLALDAVGLVAFTLIGCMTALEMGHGMLVASVSGVITGVFGGILRDIFCNDIPLIFRRELYASVSFLAAWFYMLCLYLQLPSEQAILLTLFSGFLLRLLAIRFHWEMPKFVYNDDVH